From the Salminus brasiliensis chromosome 15, fSalBra1.hap2, whole genome shotgun sequence genome, the window CTGGAGGGTCCCTTCTCTTTGCTGGAGGGCACTGAAGGCATACTTCACTGGACGGAGGCAAAGAACAGGGTgtgtctgagacgcatttgagccacaacattaaagcagtgtaaatgcatcaCTGACCACAGCCCCTCACAGTAGAACACAAATACCTCCCCATGCAGTATGTCACACAGCAATCGGACTAACTGGAGACACATTtcactaccaagtgtaaatgcatgcgGCTAAAATGTCATAaggacacagacagacactagCTACATAAAAATGAagcaggtgtgaacagggcctTAGACGGTATCGGTCAGCGTAGTCTTTCTTCCATACAAACCATACAAAGTTCAATTCAAATTTTGTAAAAAAAGTAATGAGCCTGTTTGGGAATGTAGTGAGGGAAAAGTGCAAAACTTTCTTGTAGAAATTTAGTTAGTAGAATCAAAAAAAGGAATAAGTGACAGAAATACTCAAGAAAATACTCagcaggattttttttatttaggcaGATATATTAACCCCAAAGGTGAGGACTGTCCAATTGGGACATTTCACCCATTGGAAGGTTACACTCTGGACTTACCTGGGTAGCTTATCAGGCTAAACACCCCTGGTGTTCAGACAACAGTGAgggtttttcatttttgtctctaGTTAAGTTAGGGATAGAGCACTCTGATACTAAACTTACAAAATAATAGTTCTGTTATTGACACAGCTCCATAAGTATTGATTATTTTCTGATTAGCACACCTGTGCAATTACGATTCAACCAGACAGTCATATGTATtacataataatgaaaaaatatgGACTTTTGGTCAAGTCACCTTTTGAGTTACCTAATACAGACAGTCATGTTCTATAGGCACTGGCAATCAGGCTCTAAATAAAGCAATGCCAAAGGGAATACAGCCAAAAACTGTATAACCAGCTGTCACTAAGCTTCTAACATAATAGAAGAACAAATGAGGTTACTTATTATCCAGCGAGGGTTAAAGTGTCTAGGGCAAAGCTAATAACAACAAATACGTAATATTAACAGCAGCCATCAGGAGAAAACCAATGGGAGAAAAATATGCTCAGTGATTTTAAGCGTGGCATGACTGTTGGTGCCAGAATGCTGATCTCCTGGAGttttcagcacaacagcctCTAGAggttactcagaatggtgtaaaaatgaaaaatcattTAGtaagcattaatgaggtcagcaGAGAGGTCAGCAGAGAATGACCAGACTTGAGTTTGAGCTGACTAAAGGCTATGGCAACTCGGacacaactgtggtgagcagaaacgcATCTCATAATGCAAACCATGTTGAACCTTGAGGTAGATGGTACAGCaacatgtggactgatgtggtTGAGTAATATGACCGGATTCTACACAAATATATTCGCTTTACACAGTTCTAGCAAAAGCTGTCCTGGCCGcgccaccaaagttacatagtgctgttagcagtgtgccaaggcccagagtagcaacgacAGAGACGCTATTCTCACTATCGCAAGCCAATTGAGCACCACAATGGTTTCGAAGCTGATATTTTAGGGTATcaatgctgcataatgttgttGCATCTAAATAAGCCCACCACATCAGACTGGCCACTACTCAAGTTCATTCCATGTCTGCTGAGGATGCAACCTGGCACCAGGCAGTCAGTGGCAATCAGTAACCAATTCTTGGTATCAACCTCAGAGCTGAATGTCCAGATGGAAATGACCCGTGATAATGCAGAGTGTGCACTGCGTAGCAGCTGTTCAAACCTGAGCAAACCTCGCCTCGAGCTTTTCTAAAAAACACACATCTCGCCTGGCTGCCTTAACGTGGGTTGACCACAGGACGACAGTGGTCCAGCGACCCATTGTTTCCTATAAAGTAACGCATTACAGCGGTTAAGGctcatttaataatattaaagatGTAATATTTGAATTGGAAGGCACATGCAATGAAAGTGCTCATGTGACATTTGGCTCTGTATTAGACACTACTATCTATAACCACAGATAAAAGTACATCATGTTGCTAAACAGCTTGTTGAAAGTTAAATAAAGGGAGGTAAACAACACAGTTTAAGGCAAGTGGGTCATGATTATGGCCTGTAGTTTTTCCAATGCTAATTCCTGCAAACACCATTACTTGTTGGCTACATTTTGTGGATGCCCATTCCCAccacttaaaatataaaaacccAGCGCCTGATTATTTTTCTCAATATTAAATGAATTGctatgtcattattttaagataacAAGTTATTAGTATGctttgaaatgctttttatcaTTGTGAGATCACCTTTCTCcttattttgagatgctttaAGGTTTTGGAATTGAAAAAACCTCAGGAatggcttttttctgtcctgggaCGAACTTaccctgggtgtctgaatggcAGAGTTGCCacctgaagacccatctctttcaAGAGTACTTTGGCAAAGTTTAGAATATGTtaagtactatggtctccatactaaTTTTGTGTTAAGTAGcatctaagcttggaggtattattattattattattattattattattattattaaatatattcattAAATCCATTCATTAAAGCTGCAGCAGGGATTCCTCTTGGTGACACTGTGGCTACCGGGATTTTGGGGGTGAGTGAGTCTATCTTGCCTGTGCCTGTGAGCTATGCAGTGCTTGCTGGCTTCATGTGTGCAATTCAATCCTGTACTGTACTTGGGTGATAGGAAAAAAATGTAAGACATGCTGCCTGGCGCACTTCGTAGAATACAAGTTCACTGGCACCTCCATACCCATGCAGTGCCCTAAAGTAACTGGAGTGGCCCGGGAGGGAGGAGCTGTAGGggcctttaaaaggtttaaatatGTAGAAAGACACCTGCGTCACAGCCGGCCTTGGCTAAGATCCAAAACAAGTAGACTACAACATGTGCCATCACACTGCGGGACTGCATAGGCCCTGTTAGATACACAGGCCAAAGAAGGCTGGTCACAACTTCACAACCAGCGATTACTTAGACGACAGAAATGTAGAAATACAAGACCATAACCCTGCTGATAGACTGCGATTTTGTTACTTTgttactatatttatttatactttttgtacttttatttttttactttttattttatttgtactttttatttacttttttatttttaaagttcATATTTTGTTGAATTCTGTAATCATATTGTTTTTTGCcaatatcattatatatatatatatatatatattatctatgGACTGTTTCTTCAGGGTCAACTACACTGCATCACCTCAGTCTGTTGACTTAAGATGGAAAGaaattttttaacattttaagcaaaaaCACTACAGGTTTCATAAGAATGTAGCTTCAGCCTATTATTTGACACTGTTTCCCAGACATTTAAAACCACACTGCCATAAAAACAGTttgtcaaaataataataataataataataattattattattattattattattttaaataaataccatTAGTAGCACAATCATCTGTACAGTAAAAATCAGTGCAATATAATATTGCATAGTCCAGCACATATATTCATAAATtaaattagaaaataaatatagctatataaaaaatattattttgtgtAGCAAAACAATATATTAGAACATTTAAGTTATAGTGTAAAACAGTATTTTAGGGACAGTCATGCTCCTGGAGTTACCCTATATTGACCATTTTTAAGATTTCCTGCTTGAGGTGGAGGTAACACTGAGGTAACACACACGACCCTTCATCCAACCCAAAAGCTTTCTCCTATGTGGACCTTCTCAAATCCAACAGGCTTTAGGACCCGGGTGAGAGGAAAGTTTCATGAAGAGCCATGTGcttcacagatttttttttatttgaactttTATCACAGATCGATCTCTTCAACAGTGAACTTATAAGTCAAAACGGTGAGACGAATacaattaataacaataaataaaataataattaagaacTATTTGTTAGAGTATGGCCGATAACGGCTCCCCCACATAAGACACGTGTTGATCAGTGCTGTACTGTAATCTCACTATTTACTCAGAGATGATGCAACTGCTGCCAGCTAATACTGATGGTGGATAAAATCGCAATGTCATCACTAATGTATCCATTTTTTtctaatgtatatatttttttcattcagcTCGACAGTATTATTGGCCTGAacgtaatataaatataaaaaaaaatcgtTAATATTAAATCTGAATTAATATTTAGTGCTAGGTTAGTCAGAGTAAACCTGTTTAGGCGCATACGGTTAAAAGAGCcgttatttagtttttattaaaGTCATTTTATAAGTGATATTAACACTTTCCATCCATTGATGCTCGATGCTGATGAAGAGCAGTGGCCTCACCTGTGTAGATTCCCACGTTCAGACGTTGTTGATTGCGGATGTGAAGCTGTAGATCTCCCCACCTGTGATCTCCACAAAGAAGAGCGTGCAGTAAGCAAGAATCCAGATTTAAGGGAAGGGAGCGGAGCACCGTTTGGGAATCGACCACGTGTGGGAacgcgctctgattggctggagcGAGGGCGGGTATTTACATACGCTCTCCAATTCCACATGTGTTTCCATGTGACCTCAGCATAGTTTACGTCTAGGTCGAGTCCAAATAAGTGAATTGGGCTTCCTGTCATTTTGGCTGTCCAAATGTactggcagtagtagtagcagtagtagtagtagtagtagtagaatgtAACCCACATGGCTACCAGACCAAGAACAAATCAAGGAAAACaggcagaaaagaaaaaataatttatttaactaATCTGGATGCAGATGAttctgggttcgagtcccatcgtGCTGAAAAACCTGCAAAGCAGCAAGGCCAGCTCAAGCCTACGGAGCCcctaaaagacaagaaaaaatgaTTTTTGCTGATTTTTGCAAAAAAGTGCATTTCCAGGCAAACATTTTGCATTGCCTCATGAATAGAAGGTTTTGCAAGTTTGCAAATGTGCTTAATTAGCCTAGAGTATAGAACAGCTCATTGGACTTTACCTCAATCTTGgattgaaatataaatatataatattgctTATCAAACTCAGGCATGATTGTTCAGATTATAGGACTCTTTAAAATGAAGGATTAGGCTCCATTCACATGCTAGTCTGAACATCTGGAATTACGAGCACATCACGTTCAAGTGTGTTGTCTGAGCGACAGGAAAAATGGCAGCTAATATAGCACTAGCTAGCGTTAACTAGCTAACGTTAATAACTCGCATCAAGCTAGCAGAGTAgtcagattaaaaaaataatcattaacagcagctgcagggttcaaatGAAGAATTATGTAATGCCGCCCTACAATACGGATATTGTCTTCTCTGCCATGTTAAAAGGTTAAAGGTCACCTCAACACTGGTATCAAAATTATCCCCAAATTTCCCACTAGAAATGACGACTTAAGGGGATGTTCTTGTGCAACTTCCAAGTCCGTAACTCATATTTAGCGTCATTCTGATGGCACATGAAGCAGTAGGCAGCATCACTCTAGCCTACACCGTGTGCTTGGCTCTGCTTGAGCACAGTGCCCGGACAGCTTCATGGATACAGCTGGCTGTAAGGTAAATGTAGACTAAATGGCTATCGAGTGAGAAAAGATGACGTCAGTTTGATTCTTAAAGAGTTGGATCCCAAAGCCGTCACGCTCAGAAAAGCAAACCTAGACTCCTACGATAGACTCCAGCATTATGGCATTTGTGGTAATGGCTGCATAGAGGGGTTTTCCAGGAAAATCATGTAGTTTAATGCTTATACTACAAATAGAGACCCTAGGCTGGTGAGAGGTGATTACACTCTTCAAGCTCTTCAGCAATGCAAGTGATTTCCAATGTTTCTTAAGGAGGAATCATCACGGAAGCATGGAGAGCTGTCGAGATGAGGCACGCAcagaaagctggtggggtttcTTACCAAAGGAATGTCTAGAATTTTGGATCTCTCTATTTTTGGCCCTCAAAGGTCTACAAATTTGCTGGTAGATTAACAAAACcatcaaattaaaatgtattatttaaaagaTATGTGTTTAATACCCTGTTCAGTCTtcaagcaaggcccttaaccctctctggtACAAGCAGGGGGGCACTGCCAAGGATGACTCAGGGATGGGCCACATGAAAAGATATTATACACTGGgacccacaactctaacaattctgccttaataatcaatcatttagggcccctgtcaatCACGGCCCCTGACAGTGAATATCTATATACCGGCTTATCCAGTTGGCAACACCTGGATATGAGCGTTTCAACCACTGTAACCATTGCAGACCAGCTTAAACCTTGCCAACACTTAAAGAGTCAATCCTGCAAAACTCCTCTGATGACACACTGAAGGTGGGAGGAACTTCTAGAAAACAACAGCTTTGGGTGGATTTTTTGGATGTGagccaggggtgggcaattttgctcctggagggccggattcctgcaTGGGTTTGTGCATTGGGCTGGCTGGAGTGTCCCTTTAGACCAAGGTTGCCTAATCAATTTGCATGTTCTGGCACTTTCTTGTATTTAGCATCTGTTTGCACTGCCCACCAAGCTTTTCATGGGCTGGATAATTCTTTTAAGAATTGTTTGAATATATAATGCAGTCCTGTTATAAAGAACATTTCCAGTGCTATGTGGAACCCCTTTGGCTGAACAAAATCCTGATCAGTGGGCCTCGGAGTGGTCCGGTAGACAAAGGTACAACCGCAATGATCACtttccatcagcagccagagtcagagagagcacaactgaccttgctctctcaggggtgggatAATGCCACTATCTTCCCACACATGATGGTCAACTCAGGCATCGGTTAGCTGTTGTAGCGGAGCTGAGCagcctcactctcctccaaGATTGCTGGCTGCCTAGCAATGCTTGCACCattggcagtttgaaaagaggtagTGGCTGGCTGGTAGGAGGAGATGTGCTAGTCTTTAATCTCCTACTGTTGGGTACATTGCTAGTGATTGGGGGAGTTCACTTGAACAGGGATTGGGCAAACTGGTTATCCAAATTGGCtggaaaatggggtaaaattacaaataagtataaataaaatatgattattGATTAAGCAGTAGCTTAATCAGCTCTGGCAATCTCCACTATGTGTAACACGTACCTCAGACAGTTGTTTAGTGTTAAATTGCCCTACTCTGAGGAAGTGCAGGAGGATTATTAAGGACTCCCCCCACTGAAGCCACTGCCTGTTCCCACAGCTGCCCAGCGGCAGGAGGTACAAAAGCATGAAGGCCAGAACCAGCCTGTTCCAAGACAGCTTCTACACCAAGCCACAAGGCTGCTAAACAGCtagtcagacagacagtgaaTGAATCAGTCCGTCACAAAGCCATCTCACCAGTCTCGTCACACAAGATATCTCCTCATACCTCCAcctcatacaaacacactgcaccctGCACACACTTACTGTAACTGCACCCACCAAACACTTCTTTCCACTCACACAGAGTTTTCACAACTGTCAGTGCAATGACACTTGCTGAGGTATTTAGCTGGATCCCCACCCTAACTCATGTACTGGCTATTGCTCAGCTACTACTTGTTTCCTATAGGAAACCCTATCTAATCAACTGACTCCACAGATAAATCTTTCATTACAGCCAATAAAACACTAAAGACTCGAGGAAATGCCCAGCAGATTCTTATTACCCATATGAGCCTGAAACCCATTTGTGTGGGttgtttgtatgtatttttttttgtactgttCTGCAAGTCATGATGACTAGACTGAACACTATCTACAAGCCAGCACAAGAGCATTCATCATGACTACAGCATGATAAAAAAAGGAGTCAAATTCTAGGACTAGAAAGACAGACACTAAACAATTTAAACAATAATGTACTTTTATTGAGAAACCGAGCTTCcaagaaaaacaacagaaaagaaCAGGCGAAAGGATGGGTGAAAACGTTGGTCATTTCGGGGGTGAGGGCACTGACTGGTAGAAAGTGAAAGGGTTCACATGTTGGCTCAAAATCGCCCTGAACGTTCACGGTCTCTCGATCTCCTCCTCTCGCGATCCCGGCGGCCACGGTCCCGCGAGCGAGAGCGGCGTTCCCGAGACCTTGAATGAGAGCAGTGTCTGAAGATGTCAACAACGAGGAGGTGGAAGCACTTATTAACAAACTAAGCATGACGACAATGCTTTCCATAAGGACAAATTTAGGGCTGGGTGATGTGCAAATATGTCCGATACCAAAACCTGGACTTGAATACAgagtttaataatttaatacagTTTAATACAGAGTCTAAATTCTACTGATCGAATGAACACAACTTAATTTAATTGactattaataaaaaaacattttggctATTATACCTAGGGGTGTAACAATGCATCTAAATATCTAACACAAAAACATGATTGTGAAGATGTGACGATGTATTGTGGAGAATAGGCACTTAATCCATTTCATTCTATTGCATTGTTTCAATGGGTTGTAAAGTTTGTAAACAACCCACATAGGTCATAATTTGTCCTCACAATTTTTTTTCCCTAAAATTTCTAATTTGATCATGAACCAAACCAAGTATTATAAAttaattgtatatttttaaatagatttatatatttgtatatatttgttaaattgtatatttatttatttttacttttcctGTCTTTCATACCACTTTGTTATATTTTTTAGTTTGCTTCCTGCTCTTGTATATTgtgaaaatatttaattatatataaacaacaacaacaacatattaAGGAATAATGCCTGTATTGACAAAAAAATGGCAGGTAAGCCAGAATCCTTGTTTTTCCCAATTTTACAAAAGAAGGAAAAACCCTCTTAACTCTCAATAAAAGTCATAAAGATTTTATAAGCcatttaagcatttctattggttcattcatcattaaGGTAAAAAAAGATAAACTAGTTCATTCTGTACTATAAAATACTGAATTTCAACACCCAGCCCTGGACAAGATCTGTTAAACTGTTCAGcacagtgacagttctgtaccTTTTCCTACGCCGTCCATATAGTTCTCTCCTCAGCTCTCGAGATATGGGCTTCAGGTGCATAAAGTTACAGAAGCCACCTCTAGTGCACTCGCTGTGGTAAGAAAAGAGACTGCAGTCAAACATCTCTGTCGTAACATCACTGAAGAAGCTCTGTAACATTTAGTTGAGTCTTCTTTCTTCCTACTGTAGTACTAGcacaacagtacaacaacatattTGCCAAATGATAGCAAGTCTAGTGCTCATTATCTGAGTAACTGAAGTTACACTGTGCAAGGCCTGTTAGCATTAGAAACGTTAAGATGTCCACAACTGCTGATCTGCTGggattctcagcacagcagtctctagagtttactcaggaCGGTGTAATAAAGACAAACATCCAGTGATCAGCGGTTCTGCAAGCGGAAACACCTTGCTGATGAGAGAGGTCGATGGAAAATGTCCAGACTGCTTAGAGCTGACAGAACGGCTACGGTGACTCAAACAAGGAAAGCTGAGCaggaaagcatctcagaatatACATCAAACACTAAgggaggttagggttaggctgtTGTGGAAGCAAAGGGAGGCCCTAGCGAGTACTAGAACAAGTGCTCAGTGAACGGTGGTACATATGTCCTCTGTTCAACTACTGTTGTACAACTGTTCAAAGTCTGTGGAATTCAGGCCAGTCCTCTGTACAACATGTATATTAAAAGGGGAGGAAAGGACTGAATCGATGCAAGAGGAACACAAGACTGACCCCATTTCATACTGCCTGCAGCAGGCTTCTCTGAAGTCGGTCACAGGGGACAGCTCTGCATGGACGGGCTGGCTGTTGAACCAGCGGTTGTTCAGATCCATAACAGCCTTTTCTGCATCTTCCTCGTGTCTGAACTGCTCAAAAATCAACACCATTTACCGTTGACACAGGTAAAGACAGACACTTCATATTTACCAGTACTTAACAGTCTACTGACTATATCTTTGTAATGGAGGATAGTAGATGGGTAGGTGGGGTTTCCATTTGCTTGTTATGTAACTAGTTAGTATGAGCTAAACCAGGCTGGCTGGATCTGGGGATGTGGTAGGGATGGACCTTACCTTCACATAAACATTGCCAACCAGGTGATCACCGAGATTATCACACACGTTCATCTCCTCCACTTCTCCATACTTCTCCTCCATTTCCGTGAAGACTTCCTAACAAAGCAATCCTTTGTTATTAAACagagtttatatatatttacagacttaatggacaaaagtattgggacacctgttcattcattgtttcttctgaaatctagggtatttacatatatataaaaaatatattttttatatatatatatatataaaggttgATCCtgagagtaactgtctctactctccagggaaggccttctactagctttttgagcactgctgtgagggtcTGACAGCATTCAGTGAGacgaatgttagtgaggtcaggatattctccggaagctgagaaaggcccgtctccctccacccatcctcaccctcttctatagagggaccatagagagcatcctaagcagctgcatcactgcctggtttgggacctgcacagcctctgaccgcaagaccctccaacgcattgtgaggacagctgagaggatcatcggagtctctctcccctccgtcatggacatttacaccacccgctgcatccacaaagcaaccagcattgtggatgactccacccacccttcacacagactgttctccctcctgccatcaggaagaaggtaccacagcatccggtccaacacgaccagactctgcaatagcttcttcccccaagccatcagacttatcaacttctgaactgatgtcttttctgttacatggactctctccctctctctctctctctctctctctctccaaccatttaccccagagaACATGggtagcatttttttttttgcactaataactttactacctcacttgcacactaccggcaattatttattattctctgtctgtactgtgttgtgttgtctgtccgcacttgtttgtgttgcacttgtgttctgtatgcactgtctatgttgcaccatggtcctggaggaacgttgtttcgtttcactgtgtactctgtatgtagttgaaatgacaataaaacccacttgatttgacttgatgttggatgattttcaccccacctcatcccaaaagtacagaATAAAGCACCGCCATCATCAAGGATTTCAGCACCCATTATATCTACACCACTGGCTATGGTAAACAGCAGACAGATCTTTCAGATGAAAGTGGTTATTGGTCTCCCTGTATAGAAGCCAGTGTACAAGACTCACCTCGAAGAACTCGTCGTAATGTTCCTGCATTTCTACATCGCTGACGGCACCTTAAAACACAATGGTGTTGTAAACATCAGTGAAATGTTGCTGAAAGAGCTCTATATTTTGACCACTTTAAAACCCATGCAGCATTCCACTCCACCTTTTTTAGCACACAAACATTACATCAAATTTAACCCCAACACCACTATTAAAACAGCTGTCAATGCTGGGTATGTGAATAACAAGTGACCGCATCAAACAGCTGTGTTTTACGGACGTGTAAATCACGGAAATCAATAATTGATAGTCTCCAAATGTGATCGTGTATGGTTGTGAAATGTATGTGAAGACAGCGCACATTAGCCCAGTAAGCTTGCATTCGCATACTGTGTTAAGGAACTTcactaatctaaaaaaaaaaagaagccacTGAAAAGCCCAGAAGAGCATGAGTCTAG encodes:
- the LOC140536057 gene encoding splicing factor U2AF 35 kDa subunit-like isoform X3 — its product is MAEYLASIFGTEKDKVNCSFYFKIGACRHGDRCSRLHNKPTFSQTILIQNIYRNPQNSAQTADASLCAVSDVEMQEHYDEFFEEVFTEMEEKYGEVEEMNVCDNLGDHLVGNVYVKFRHEEDAEKAVMDLNNRWFNSQPVHAELSPVTDFREACCRQYEMGECTRGGFCNFMHLKPISRELRRELYGRRRKRSRERRSRSRDRGRRDRERRRSRDRERSGRF
- the LOC140536057 gene encoding splicing factor U2AF 35 kDa subunit-like isoform X2, which translates into the protein MAEYLASIFGTEKDKVNCSFYFKIGACRHGDRCSRLHNKPTFSQTIALLNIYRNPQNSAQSADAVSCAVSDVEMQEHYDEFFEEVFTEMEEKYGEVEEMNVCDNLGDHLVGNVYVKFRHEEDAEKAVMDLNNRWFNSQPVHAELSPVTDFREACCRQYEMGECTRGGFCNFMHLKPISRELRRELYGRRRKRSRERRSRSRDRGRRDRERRRSRDRERSGRF
- the LOC140536057 gene encoding splicing factor U2AF 35 kDa subunit-like isoform X1 gives rise to the protein MQEHYDEFFEEVFTEMEEKYGEVEEMNVCDNLGDHLVGNVYVKFRHEEDAEKAVMDLNNRWFNSQPVHAELSPVTDFREACCRQYEMGECTRGGFCNFMHLKPISRELRRELYGRRRKRSRERRSRSRDRGRRDRERRRSRDRERSGRF